In the Streptomyces formicae genome, one interval contains:
- a CDS encoding SDR family oxidoreductase, translating into MPSSLLEGKTVVVSGVGAGLGHQVAAAVVRDGGRAVLGARTEANLAKSAAEIDPEGAHTAYLATDITDARQCEALAGLARERFGGIDAVVHVAAWDSYFGGIEDADFDTWRQVVDVNLLGTLRMTRACLPALRERRGGSVVFIGTQSAIAAPSQVRQAAYAASKGALTSAMYSLAHEVGPDRIRVNTVLPGWMWGPPVEAYVQFTAHTEGVAEAEVRERLASRMALPDLATDGDVADAVVFLASDRARAITGQSLLVNAGELMR; encoded by the coding sequence ATGCCGTCGTCGCTCCTCGAAGGAAAGACCGTCGTCGTCTCGGGCGTCGGCGCCGGGCTCGGCCACCAGGTCGCGGCGGCCGTTGTGCGCGACGGCGGTCGTGCCGTGCTCGGGGCGCGCACGGAGGCGAACCTCGCGAAGTCCGCGGCCGAGATCGACCCCGAGGGGGCCCACACCGCCTACCTCGCCACCGACATCACCGACGCGCGCCAGTGCGAGGCGCTGGCCGGGCTCGCGCGGGAGCGGTTCGGGGGGATCGACGCGGTCGTCCACGTCGCCGCCTGGGACAGCTACTTCGGCGGGATCGAGGACGCCGACTTCGACACCTGGCGGCAGGTCGTCGACGTCAACCTCCTCGGCACGCTGCGGATGACGCGCGCGTGCCTGCCCGCGCTCAGGGAGCGGCGGGGCGGTTCGGTGGTCTTCATCGGGACGCAGTCGGCGATCGCCGCGCCCTCCCAGGTGCGACAGGCCGCGTACGCGGCGTCCAAGGGGGCGCTGACCTCGGCGATGTACTCGCTCGCGCACGAGGTGGGGCCCGACCGGATCCGGGTCAACACGGTACTGCCGGGGTGGATGTGGGGGCCGCCCGTGGAGGCGTACGTCCAGTTCACCGCGCATACCGAGGGCGTTGCGGAGGCGGAGGTTCGTGAGCGCCTCGCCTCCCGGATGGCGCTGCCCGATCTCGCCACCGACGGGGACGTGGCCGACGCCGTCGTCTTCCTCGCGTCCGATCGAGCCCGTGCCATTACAGGGCAGTCCCTGTTGGTCAACGCCGGGGAACTGATGCGCTGA
- a CDS encoding GOLPH3/VPS74 family protein, with translation MGRSRRTIPEELLLLALDPATGTTAQPQSLDLGLAGAQLVELALAGRIAPDGDRIAVVMPRPTGDPTLDSALELLRRRGSPVRAVHWIGGPRLGLRQTYLSHLERCGMVHAVAGQMCGVLPTTRYQATDTAISREIRSRLDSAIRTGVPPDPRTAALAALAHAVGLGKHLYPGNEGRSSRSRLRDLIRHDPMGGLVAHAVMDVQNGVAAQPRRSAAPAGPAGPSGRQPARSAPDPAGVPMQPRRGSMARAVAH, from the coding sequence ATGGGCAGGAGCCGCAGAACAATTCCGGAGGAGCTTCTGCTGCTCGCTTTGGACCCGGCCACGGGTACCACAGCGCAGCCGCAGTCGCTCGACCTCGGTCTGGCCGGAGCACAGCTAGTGGAGCTGGCGCTGGCCGGACGGATAGCCCCTGACGGGGATCGTATCGCCGTGGTGATGCCACGGCCGACCGGAGATCCGACATTGGACTCCGCACTGGAACTGCTGCGCAGGCGCGGCAGCCCGGTTCGGGCGGTCCACTGGATCGGCGGACCCCGACTGGGGCTTCGCCAGACGTACCTCTCGCACCTGGAGCGATGCGGCATGGTGCATGCCGTGGCGGGCCAGATGTGCGGGGTACTGCCGACGACTCGCTACCAAGCGACGGACACGGCGATCAGCCGGGAAATCAGGTCCCGGCTCGACTCGGCGATCCGCACCGGTGTACCGCCGGACCCGCGGACCGCGGCGCTCGCCGCACTGGCCCACGCGGTCGGTCTCGGCAAGCATCTGTACCCGGGGAACGAAGGGCGTTCATCACGCTCACGCCTCCGGGACCTCATCAGGCACGACCCCATGGGCGGCCTCGTGGCACACGCCGTGATGGACGTCCAGAACGGCGTGGCCGCTCAGCCGCGCCGCAGCGCCGCACCGGCGGGCCCCGCGGGACCCAGCGGTCGGCAGCCGGCCAGGTCGGCACCGGACCCCGCGGGGGTTCCGATGCAGCCTCGCCGAGGATCCATGGCACGCGCCGTGGCCCATTGA
- a CDS encoding ADP-ribosylglycohydrolase family protein, producing the protein MGTAAATGVWGRAEQQDFRSRVRGTLLGSAVGDAFGAPVDGLSLDAIREAHGAEGLTEPAPAHGRRGAVTAATQLTLFTVDGLIRAQVRRDTGAWHPPTDLHRAYRRWAATQSDWGPDERREEDGWLAREEWLYARRDPSRACLLGLADEVMGTLEAPKNPDALGAEAVTRSAPFGLLVGWEPGLVLQLAVECAVQTHGHPTAYLAAGAHTVIVHGLARGESLDGAIQRTLALLAARPGQQPVSDALRHALGAVRQGMPTPARVEELVADGTAEGALAAAVYCALVGEDIRHGLRLAVNHGGASAAAGALCGALLGALHGETALPPGWLTELEGRATILELADDFAMEMTQGPALHGPALSSPGWLARYPRA; encoded by the coding sequence GTGGGGACCGCAGCAGCCACCGGTGTCTGGGGCCGCGCCGAGCAGCAGGACTTCCGCAGCAGGGTGCGCGGCACCCTGCTCGGGTCCGCCGTGGGGGACGCCTTCGGGGCGCCCGTGGACGGCCTCTCCCTCGACGCGATACGCGAGGCGCACGGCGCCGAGGGGCTCACCGAACCCGCCCCCGCGCACGGCAGACGCGGCGCCGTCACCGCGGCCACCCAGCTGACCCTGTTCACCGTCGACGGACTCATACGCGCCCAGGTGCGCCGCGACACCGGCGCCTGGCACCCGCCGACCGACCTGCACCGCGCCTACCGCCGCTGGGCCGCGACCCAGAGCGACTGGGGCCCCGACGAGCGGCGCGAGGAGGACGGCTGGCTGGCCCGCGAGGAGTGGCTGTACGCGCGGCGCGACCCCTCCCGTGCCTGTCTGCTCGGCCTCGCCGACGAGGTGATGGGCACCCTCGAAGCGCCCAAGAACCCCGACGCGCTCGGTGCGGAGGCGGTCACCAGGTCCGCGCCCTTCGGCCTGCTCGTCGGCTGGGAGCCGGGGCTCGTCCTCCAGCTCGCCGTCGAGTGCGCCGTCCAGACCCACGGCCACCCCACCGCCTATCTCGCGGCGGGCGCGCACACCGTCATCGTCCACGGCCTCGCCCGGGGCGAATCCCTCGACGGCGCGATCCAGCGGACCCTGGCCCTGCTCGCCGCGAGGCCGGGACAGCAGCCCGTGTCGGACGCGCTCCGGCACGCGCTCGGCGCCGTACGCCAGGGCATGCCCACCCCGGCGCGCGTCGAGGAGCTCGTGGCGGACGGCACGGCCGAGGGCGCGCTCGCCGCCGCCGTGTACTGCGCCCTGGTCGGCGAGGACATCCGGCACGGGCTGCGGCTCGCGGTCAACCACGGCGGCGCGTCGGCCGCGGCGGGCGCGCTCTGCGGGGCGCTGCTCGGCGCGCTGCACGGCGAGACGGCCCTGCCGCCAGGATGGCTCACCGAGCTGGAGGGCCGCGCCACCATCCTGGAACTCGCGGACGACTTCGCGATGGAGATGACCCAGGGGCCCGCGCTGCACGGGCCCGCCCTCTCCTCGCCGGGGTGGCTGGCCCGCTATCCGCGCGCCTGA
- a CDS encoding helix-turn-helix domain-containing protein → MASNVNPTVRRRRLGQELRRLRELKGMTAEEVAERLLVSQSKISRLENGRRSISQRDVRDLCGVYEVEDVRIVDSLMQMAKDSRQQGWWHSFGDIPYSVYIGLETDAASLRVYDPQVVPGLLQTRAYAEALITGALPETTPTDIEKRVQVRMRRQDRIAAPDNPLRLWTVLDESALRRVVGSRHLMRDQLEHLVEQSQLPHVTVQVIPFDMGAHPGLNGQYAILEFPDAADSSVVYIEGVTSDLYLEKANDVQQYSVMYEHLRAQALNVDQSRQLIADIAKEYAR, encoded by the coding sequence GTGGCGTCCAATGTCAATCCCACCGTCAGGCGACGCCGGTTGGGCCAGGAGCTCCGTCGGCTCCGCGAGCTCAAGGGCATGACGGCCGAGGAGGTCGCCGAGCGCCTGCTCGTCTCGCAGTCGAAGATCAGCCGCCTGGAGAACGGCCGCCGGTCGATCAGCCAGCGCGACGTCCGCGATCTCTGCGGCGTCTACGAGGTCGAGGACGTCCGCATCGTCGACTCCCTCATGCAGATGGCCAAGGATTCGCGCCAGCAAGGCTGGTGGCACTCCTTCGGCGACATCCCGTACAGCGTGTACATCGGTCTGGAGACCGACGCCGCCTCGCTGCGCGTGTACGACCCGCAGGTCGTCCCCGGTCTGCTCCAGACCCGCGCGTACGCGGAGGCGCTGATCACCGGCGCGCTCCCGGAGACCACGCCCACCGACATCGAGAAGCGTGTCCAGGTGCGCATGCGCCGCCAGGACCGCATCGCGGCGCCGGACAATCCGCTGCGCCTGTGGACCGTTCTCGACGAGTCCGCGCTACGCCGCGTCGTGGGTTCCCGGCACCTGATGCGCGACCAGCTGGAGCACCTCGTGGAGCAGTCCCAACTGCCGCACGTGACGGTCCAGGTGATCCCCTTCGACATGGGCGCGCATCCCGGGCTCAATGGGCAGTACGCGATTCTCGAGTTCCCCGACGCGGCCGATTCCAGCGTGGTCTACATCGAGGGCGTCACGAGCGATCTGTACTTGGAGAAGGCGAACGATGTCCAGCAATACAGCGTCATGTACGAGCATTTGCGAGCACAGGCCCTGAACGTGGATCAATCGCGCCAGCTCATCGCGGACATCGCCAAGGAGTACGCCCGCTGA
- a CDS encoding sodium:solute symporter family protein — MNSLDWAVLIGYFGVMVAIGVWSHKRVDNVSDFFTAGGKMPWWLSGISHHMSGYSAVMFTGYAGIAYTYGVTSFVTWSFPIALGIAIGARLFAPRINRLRSRLHVASPLEYLKNRYNLGTQQALAWSGMLLKIVDVGAKWAAIATLLSVFTGVSLNQGILITGVITAIYCTIGGLWADALTELGQFIIQLLAGIAMFVAVVGKLGPHGGFFGVWDEPELAGHGKPLVGPYGTVFLLAFLFIKLFEYNGGMLNQAQRYMATANAKEAARSAKLSAALWLVWPVVLFFPMWMSPLLVDAKKPDGSDAYALMTEQLLPHGLLGLVIVGFFSHTMAMCSSDANAIAAVFTRDVAPAFSAKARAWTERKGLIAARLTTVVFLGLSMAVATQVNSPTFKDIITVVIKWVAGLMGPIAIPMMLGLLRTFRKSGPTAALTSWAAGLFAFYLVNYPIDDAVEGGVALQYQVSIPLAVSLVLYVVIGFVKPEDTPERDALIEKINTDDDGSQGAAAVPSPAEPQARG; from the coding sequence ATGAACAGTCTCGACTGGGCCGTGCTCATCGGCTACTTCGGCGTGATGGTCGCGATCGGCGTGTGGTCCCACAAGCGGGTCGACAACGTCAGCGACTTCTTCACCGCCGGGGGCAAGATGCCCTGGTGGCTCTCGGGCATCTCGCACCACATGTCCGGCTACAGCGCGGTGATGTTCACCGGGTACGCGGGCATCGCCTACACGTACGGCGTGACGTCCTTCGTCACCTGGTCCTTCCCCATCGCGCTCGGCATCGCCATCGGCGCCCGGCTCTTCGCCCCCCGCATCAACCGGCTGCGCTCACGGCTGCACGTGGCCTCCCCGCTCGAATACCTGAAGAACCGCTACAACCTGGGCACCCAGCAGGCGCTCGCCTGGTCCGGCATGCTGCTCAAGATCGTGGACGTGGGCGCCAAGTGGGCCGCGATCGCGACGCTGCTGTCCGTCTTCACCGGGGTCTCGCTCAACCAGGGCATCCTCATCACCGGCGTGATCACGGCGATCTACTGCACCATCGGCGGACTGTGGGCCGACGCCCTCACCGAGCTCGGCCAGTTCATCATCCAACTCCTCGCGGGCATCGCCATGTTCGTCGCGGTCGTCGGCAAGCTCGGTCCGCACGGCGGCTTCTTCGGCGTGTGGGACGAGCCCGAACTCGCCGGTCACGGCAAGCCGCTGGTCGGCCCGTACGGCACGGTGTTCCTGCTCGCGTTCCTCTTCATCAAGCTCTTCGAGTACAACGGCGGCATGCTCAACCAGGCGCAGCGCTACATGGCGACCGCCAACGCCAAGGAGGCCGCGCGCTCCGCGAAGCTCTCCGCGGCCCTGTGGCTCGTCTGGCCCGTGGTGCTCTTCTTCCCGATGTGGATGTCCCCGCTGCTCGTCGACGCGAAGAAGCCCGACGGCTCCGACGCGTACGCCCTGATGACCGAACAGCTCCTGCCGCACGGCCTGTTGGGCCTGGTGATCGTCGGATTCTTCTCGCACACCATGGCCATGTGCTCCTCCGACGCCAACGCGATCGCCGCGGTCTTCACCCGGGACGTGGCGCCCGCGTTCTCCGCGAAGGCCAGGGCCTGGACCGAACGCAAGGGCCTGATCGCCGCCCGGCTGACCACGGTGGTCTTCCTCGGCCTGTCCATGGCGGTGGCCACGCAGGTGAACTCGCCGACCTTCAAGGACATCATCACGGTCGTCATCAAGTGGGTCGCGGGGCTGATGGGCCCGATCGCGATCCCGATGATGCTGGGTCTGCTGCGCACGTTCCGCAAGTCCGGGCCGACGGCGGCGCTGACCAGCTGGGCGGCCGGGCTGTTCGCCTTCTACCTGGTCAACTACCCCATCGACGACGCGGTCGAGGGCGGCGTCGCGCTCCAGTACCAGGTGTCGATCCCGCTGGCCGTCTCGCTCGTCCTCTACGTCGTCATCGGCTTCGTGAAGCCGGAGGACACCCCCGAGCGCGACGCGCTCATCGAGAAGATCAACACGGACGACGACGGTTCGCAGGGAGCGGCCGCCGTGCCCTCCCCCGCGGAGCCTCAGGCGCGCGGATAG
- a CDS encoding DUF397 domain-containing protein, producing the protein MAIQQGASNSWVKSSYSTGNGACVEVKSPLRQGISVRDSKVVEGPVLAFPTASWNAFVTEVSRGAADLG; encoded by the coding sequence ATGGCAATTCAGCAAGGCGCGTCGAATTCGTGGGTCAAGTCTTCCTATTCCACCGGAAACGGCGCGTGCGTGGAGGTGAAGTCCCCGCTGCGACAGGGGATTTCGGTGCGTGACTCCAAGGTCGTCGAGGGCCCGGTCCTGGCCTTCCCCACCGCCTCGTGGAACGCGTTCGTCACCGAGGTGAGCCGGGGAGCCGCCGACCTCGGGTGA
- a CDS encoding D-alanyl-D-alanine carboxypeptidase, whose translation MAYEEASVAGETPDRSEQRKSSGNPTAESSAPTPEERDPRLAVARDTPSAREDRATAVFSTKAVTEDDSSSEEAGGPANGDARLRAAVAAWVAGDEPDGDSGRGNDSADAGVSAVEEGGSSGAAASTGDGAGASATGGAAPAEGDGTLIMGGAASAKGDDATSAAGDGDAASATGGASGKADGADGSGISDEPGKGDASGRTDAAGAGDASGSGDVPGQGDASGKADVPAKGAEFGDGDVSGKGNVSGSGDVPGQGDASGKADVSVKDAEFGGDDVSGKADAPAKNDAPGKGGTYGKGNASGTAEAPGAADAAGKTGASAKSDAPGKGEAPGKVGASAAADAPANGDAPGNDDVSGKSEASAKSEAPGKSNASGKADAPAKADASAKSSAPGKGDAPAKADASAKADAPAKGSAPATSEAPGKGDASAKADAPAVDQATAVFKALSPKSGDKSAGQGVDQATTMLKLSDLASPEKGEGKGSGPADGDRAKPNAKGAAKAEGEAERTSKFVALKPLDAPAGKPAAKAEPKPAPAAPAKGTGATAATPDGPPAPPPVERTTQQPLPPKPPIDLLAELTNTPPPPETPVRTAVRRVKIWTPLVLLLVVVFAVVQAVRPLPTPTLELTARETVSFEGGKPSVPWPGEGQAAMDVNGIGTFGTSGEQKPVPIASIAKVMTVYLILRDHPLKKGEDGPKIPVDAAAQKHYETGKPANESVVKVTEGQKLSEYEALQAVMLPSANNVAKLLARWDTKSNSEDEFVAKMNKTAKELGMKNTHYTDPSGLDKTTVSTAEDLVKLGRAAMENPVFNEISRQPSYTDLNGDKQKNFFGLIPTVAIGIKTGTTTAAGGNILFAAEKVIDGKRQTIIGATLGQYGDNGVANIDEVTRVTKELIEAGQGALKSKTIVKKGDVVGQVDDGLGGTTPVVATKDVAAVGWSGLTVKLELDAEKGKTLPNSAKAGTKVGVLSVGDGKGSAVEVPVALQKDLAEPSFGAKLTRVG comes from the coding sequence ATGGCGTACGAGGAGGCATCGGTGGCGGGCGAGACCCCCGACAGGTCGGAGCAGCGGAAGTCGTCGGGGAACCCGACTGCGGAGTCCTCGGCGCCGACGCCTGAGGAACGCGACCCGCGCCTCGCGGTGGCGCGGGATACGCCTTCGGCGCGGGAGGACCGGGCGACGGCGGTCTTCTCCACGAAGGCGGTCACCGAGGACGACTCGTCGTCCGAGGAGGCGGGCGGCCCGGCGAACGGCGACGCGCGGCTGCGCGCGGCGGTCGCGGCGTGGGTCGCGGGCGACGAGCCGGACGGGGATTCCGGTAGGGGCAACGATTCCGCTGACGCGGGGGTTTCGGCCGTCGAAGAGGGCGGTTCGTCCGGGGCGGCGGCCTCGACGGGGGACGGTGCTGGTGCTTCGGCCACGGGCGGTGCCGCCCCGGCCGAGGGAGACGGAACCCTGATCATGGGCGGTGCCGCTTCGGCCAAGGGCGACGACGCGACGTCGGCCGCGGGCGACGGTGACGCCGCTTCGGCCACGGGCGGTGCGTCGGGCAAGGCTGATGGGGCCGACGGTTCCGGCATAAGCGATGAGCCCGGCAAGGGCGACGCCTCCGGCAGGACCGATGCGGCTGGCGCGGGCGACGCGTCCGGCTCGGGTGATGTGCCTGGTCAGGGCGACGCCTCTGGTAAGGCCGATGTGCCTGCCAAGGGCGCCGAGTTCGGCGACGGCGACGTGTCTGGCAAGGGCAATGTGTCCGGCTCGGGCGATGTGCCTGGTCAGGGCGACGCCTCCGGTAAGGCCGATGTGTCCGTCAAGGACGCCGAGTTCGGCGGTGACGACGTGTCCGGCAAGGCCGACGCGCCCGCCAAGAACGACGCGCCTGGCAAGGGCGGCACGTACGGCAAGGGCAACGCGTCCGGCACGGCGGAAGCGCCTGGTGCGGCCGATGCGGCAGGCAAGACCGGCGCGTCCGCCAAGTCCGACGCCCCCGGCAAGGGTGAGGCCCCCGGCAAGGTCGGCGCGTCCGCCGCGGCCGATGCGCCTGCCAACGGCGACGCGCCCGGCAACGACGACGTATCTGGCAAGTCCGAGGCATCCGCCAAGAGCGAGGCCCCCGGCAAGTCCAATGCCTCCGGCAAGGCCGATGCGCCTGCCAAGGCCGACGCATCCGCCAAGAGCAGCGCCCCCGGCAAGGGCGACGCGCCTGCCAAGGCCGACGCCTCCGCCAAGGCCGACGCCCCCGCCAAGGGCAGCGCACCTGCCACGAGCGAGGCCCCCGGCAAGGGCGACGCCTCCGCCAAGGCCGACGCCCCCGCCGTCGACCAAGCCACCGCCGTCTTCAAGGCCCTCTCCCCGAAGTCCGGTGACAAGTCCGCCGGGCAGGGGGTCGACCAGGCCACCACCATGCTCAAGCTGAGCGACCTCGCGAGCCCGGAGAAGGGGGAGGGGAAGGGGTCCGGGCCCGCCGACGGCGATCGTGCTAAGCCGAATGCAAAGGGTGCTGCAAAGGCCGAGGGGGAGGCCGAGCGGACCAGTAAGTTCGTGGCGCTCAAGCCTCTCGACGCGCCTGCGGGCAAGCCCGCGGCCAAGGCGGAGCCCAAGCCCGCACCGGCCGCGCCCGCGAAGGGCACCGGTGCCACCGCGGCCACCCCGGACGGGCCCCCCGCGCCCCCGCCGGTAGAGCGGACGACGCAACAGCCCCTGCCGCCCAAGCCGCCGATCGACCTGCTCGCCGAGCTGACCAACACCCCGCCGCCGCCGGAGACCCCGGTCCGCACCGCCGTGCGCAGGGTCAAGATCTGGACGCCGCTGGTACTGCTCCTGGTGGTCGTGTTTGCGGTCGTACAGGCCGTGCGGCCGCTTCCGACGCCGACTCTCGAGCTGACCGCACGGGAGACCGTCTCCTTCGAGGGCGGCAAGCCCTCCGTGCCGTGGCCGGGTGAGGGCCAGGCGGCGATGGACGTCAACGGCATCGGGACGTTCGGTACGTCGGGCGAGCAGAAGCCCGTGCCGATCGCGAGCATCGCGAAGGTCATGACGGTGTACCTGATCCTCCGTGACCACCCGTTGAAGAAGGGTGAGGACGGGCCGAAGATCCCGGTCGACGCCGCCGCGCAGAAGCACTACGAGACGGGCAAGCCCGCCAACGAGTCGGTCGTCAAGGTCACCGAGGGCCAGAAGCTCTCCGAGTACGAGGCCCTCCAGGCGGTCATGCTGCCGTCGGCCAACAACGTCGCCAAGCTCCTTGCCCGCTGGGACACCAAGAGCAACTCCGAGGACGAGTTCGTCGCGAAGATGAACAAGACCGCCAAGGAGCTGGGCATGAAGAACACCCACTACACGGACCCCAGCGGCCTGGACAAGACGACCGTGTCCACCGCCGAGGACCTCGTGAAGCTCGGCCGGGCGGCCATGGAGAACCCCGTCTTCAACGAGATCTCCCGCCAGCCCAGCTACACGGACCTCAACGGCGACAAGCAGAAGAACTTCTTCGGCCTCATCCCGACGGTCGCCATCGGCATCAAGACCGGCACCACCACCGCGGCGGGCGGCAACATCCTCTTCGCCGCGGAGAAGGTGATCGACGGCAAGCGCCAGACGATCATCGGCGCCACCCTCGGCCAGTACGGCGACAACGGCGTGGCCAACATCGACGAGGTCACCCGGGTCACCAAGGAGCTCATCGAGGCCGGTCAGGGCGCGCTCAAGTCCAAGACCATAGTGAAGAAGGGCGACGTGGTCGGCCAGGTCGACGACGGGCTCGGCGGCACGACCCCGGTGGTCGCCACCAAGGACGTCGCCGCGGTCGGCTGGTCGGGCCTGACGGTGAAGCTGGAGCTCGACGCGGAGAAGGGCAAGACGCTGCCGAACTCGGCGAAGGCCGGGACCAAGGTCGGCGTGCTGAGCGTCGGCGACGGCAAGGGCAGCGCCGTCGAGGTGCCCGTGGCACTCCAGAAGGATCTGGCCGAACCGTCCTTCGGCGCGAAGCTGACCCGCGTCGGCTGA